The sequence CCTTGGGTGCGGAGGTGACTCGCGTGCCGGTTGATCGCTTCGGGGTGGTTGACCCCGACGACATCCGCCGCGTAATACGACCACACACAGCACTCGTATCGGTGATGCATGCCAATAACGAAGTCGGATCGATCCAGCCGATTGCGGCCATTGCGGCGATAGCTCACGAACATGGCGTCCTTTGTCACTCCGACGCCGCACAAACTGCGGGCAAGATCACCGTCGACGTGGAGTCCCTGGGCGTCGATCTCCTTTCAATCGCCGGACACAAGCTCTACGGCCCCAAGGGAGTCGGCGCTTTGTTTGTCCGCGAAGGCGTCGGCGTGGAGCCACTGTTGCACGGGGCTGGGAATGAAGCCGGCCGGCGAGCGGGAACGGAAAATATCCTGGAAATTGTCGGCCTCGGAGCCGCCTGCGTGTTGGCTCGCGAGTGGATCGACGACACCAGCGTCTGTCAGCTTCGCGATGGGTTTTGGGCAAAGCTTCAAGAGGTGTTCGGAAAGAGCGTCGTGCTCAACGGGCATCCAGACTACCGCCTTCCGCCGCACACGCATCCCAAGATGGAACGGGTCACGGTCATCTCCGGCACCTTCAACATTGGGATGGGCAAGAAGTTCGACCAGTCCGCAACCAAGGCGATGACCGCAGGAACCTACGGCTATTGGGAGCCTGACATGGAACACTTCGTCTGGATCAAGGGAGAGACGGTGGCCCAGTTCCACGGCATCGGGCCGTGGGTCATCAAGTACGTCGATCCCAAAGACGACCCGCGCAATCAAGCGAAGGAAGGCAAGTAGAGGAGAGGCAGAATGAAGCTTGGCATCTGTATTTACTCGAATGATTCCGAAACCGTGTGGAATGCGTTTCGGTTCGCGAACTACTCGATCAAGCACTTCCAGGACGAGGTGCGGGTGTTCTTGTTGGGAAAGGGCGTCGAGGCCGAAACGCTGGACACCGACAACTTTAAAGTGACCGACCAAATGAAGTCACTCGTTGTGTCCGGTGGATCGATCAAGGCCTGCGGAACCTGCCTCAAGTTGCGGCAGTCGGAGGGTTCGGAAGTCTGTCCAATCTCGACGATGCAGGACCTGCACGAGCTGGTTGCGGAATGTGACAAGGTCCTGACCTTCTAGCTCCTCGTGATCGGCTGCCTCGATACCATCAACCTGTTATCCCCGGAGTATTTCTATGAATCCGAACAAAGCGCTTTGGGAGAAGGGCGACTTTACCCGAGTCGCCGAGAGCATGAGGGACAGCGGCGAATCCCTGGTGCAGCGACTCGGTATCACGAAGGGAATCAAGGTCTTGGATCTCGGTTGCGGCGATGGAACAACCGCATTGCCAGCAGCGCGACTTGGAGCGGACGTGCTGGGGGTCGATATCGCGACGAACTTGGTCGAGGCAGGGAACAAACGGGCGCAAGCGCTGGGCCTCGCCAACTGCACGTTTCAGGAGGGCGATGCGTGCGATCTGCGCGAATTGCCAGACCAAGCGTTTGACCTCACTATCAGCATCTTTGGAGCGATGTTCGCGCCGAAGCCAATTGACGTTGCCAAGCAAGTCGTGCGCGTTACGCGACGCGGCGGACGAATCGTCATGGGCAACTGGATTCCCAACGATCCCACGTTAGTGGCGCAGATCTTGAGAATCAGCTCGACGTACACGCCGCCGCCGCCCGAAGGATTCGTCAGCCCGATGAAGTGGGGCATCGAGACCGAGGTGATTGAGCGATTCGCCAGCGCAGGTGTCTCTGCCGAGAGGATCACCTTTGTCCGCGACACTTTTAGTTTCGCTCACCCAGGCCCACCTACCGCGCTGGTGGATGTGTTTAGAAGGTTCTATGGCCCGACGATGAACGCCTTCGAGGCCGCCGAGAAAAACGAACGGGCCGAAGAGCTTCAAACGCAGCTGGAGGACTTGTTTACAAGCCAAAATACGAGTCCCCGCAAAGATACGACCCTGATTCCCGCGACCTTCCTGCGCGTTACGGTCTCGCTCTAACAGGTTTCTCTACGGCGGCGAAAACGATCCGGCGATTAGCTCGCCCGCCACCCAGTGTGTTCTATGATTTGCCCGATACCACTCCGGCGTCCTGCCGTTCTCTCCTTGTTCGTATCCGATGTTCTGAATGCGACTCAGCGTCGGGAACACTTCGCGGCGGGTGCGGCGGTAGTGCTGTTTGAACTGGCAGGTGAAGCACTTCTTGTTGCGAGTACACCAATTGGCGATCAGCCAGACGAGACGGCGGCGGTCTACCGCCCAGCCCCAGGGCGACCAGATCGGGCGGGTTTGGCAGGAGTGGCTTTGCTTGGGGTGGGGTTCCGACTTCGGCTTGTTGTAGCCCGATGCCAAGAGAATCTGGTGCCCGTCGGACGACTTCACGTCTGGGATCAGGAGGTCGCGAACCGCCCAGTCGAAATACCGGAGAGCGTCGGGGCTGGGCACGGTGTCGTCCTCTAAGTGGACGATCACGTCTGCGCGAACCTGGAACGCGCGGAACAGCGCGTCGTGTGTGTTCTTGTTCAGGCCGAGCCGGTTGCGATTGACCAGCAACCGCGATTCGCAGGCGCTGAAGTCGCGAAATGCCCCGATCACTTCCTCGTGTCCCGGTTCGACGTTGGGTAGCAGAACCCAGTCAGCGATGCCGTCGCACTTCGCGAGCGCATTGAGCACCTCGCGGGTGTAGGCAGGCCGGCGATATGCGGTCATGGTGATCACGCGGAGCATGGATTACCTCACCAACAGAGTTTGGCGGCCACTTGAGACGATTTGAAATCCGTCGCTCAATGCCGCGGGAACGACGAACTCGGCTTTGCCGAATCGGGGCACATCGGTGTCATCGATTAGCAAGACAGATCGAGGGTTCAGCGTCGCGGCTCGATACGCCTCGTAGTGCCATTGCCGGCCGCCATCGCGGTCGGGATGCGGGCCGTCGAGATACAGCAAATCGATTCCGACCGGGAACGAACGTAGAAAGGCTATGGCGTCGGCCAGCACGCACATCACCGTGGGGCGGTCTGCCGTCAACTCGCGCGTGAGATTCACCGCCTTGGGATCGTTATCCACGGACCACACAGTGGCGTCGTGCGGCCATCGCAAGGTGCTATGCCCATCCGTGGTGAACCCTTGGCGGTTGCGGATCGCGCCGACCTCAACAATCAGCCGCCCGCCTCGTTCGCAGAGGGCGCGGCTCGCTTGGTCGAACAGGAATTCACCGTTGCGAGTCATGGTTCGTCCCTGTGGATGTAGATGGCGTCCTGATGCGTCGCGTGGCGGTTGTATTCGGCCACGCGCCTGTACCCGCTCGCGGTGAGAAAGGCGTCCAGTTCACCAGGATCACACCAGCCTTCCGAGGGCCGATGGCCGTCGCGGCGTTCTTCGAGATTGATCCACCGGACCCGCCCAGACGCCAACAGTCGCGATCCGCTGCGAAACGCTGCGAGCTCGCTACCCTCGATGTCGATCCACAGCAGGATGCGGTCCGGCCGGCCCATCTGCTCGTCGAAGCGGTCGAGCGTCCAGACCTTCACGTCGCACGTCTTGTTGGCATACGGCACAGGGAACAGGCTGCAACATTTGAGATCGTGCGTCGGCACATGCAGCGTCGCGGTGCCCTCCACCTCACCGATCGCGACCTGGGCCAGTGGGCCGGGAAATTTCTCCTTCACCAAACGGGCATGCTGGTCGGGATGCGGCTCGCAGCCGTAGATGCGCATCGCTGGAAACTTCGCCCCGAGAAACTGCCATTCCGTCTTCGGGCCCACGCCGATGTCATACATGGCGTCGGGCGTTCTCCGAATGAATCGCGAGATATAGGTCTCATTGAGCGCTTGAATGTTCATACGTTTCCTCCATCTGCGTGGGCCAAGCGGCGGCGTGTAGGGCGAGCCAATCCTGCGACCAGCGCGGCGTGATCGTGGCGGCGCGGCCGGCGGCGATCCGGCCGAGCCGTTCGTAACCGTCCTTGCCCAGCGCCGAGATGTGGTGCGAATGGGCCGTGTACCAGCGATAGACGTAGCTCGGCCGCGTGTCGTGCTGGATCGGATCGGCCCGCCGCAGGTTCGCCGCCTTGAACCGCTTGAGCAGCCCCTGGTCCTGGCCGCTCTGCATAAAGGGATAGCCGCAGACCCGGTCGAATGCCTCGCGACGGAATGCCCACGCGCCGTGAAACAGATACTGGTTGGCCTTGCGCTCGAGGCGATTCCGTTTGTCGCTGTAGATGACGGTCGGGATCGTGTAGTCGGCCTCGGCCAGCGCCGAAGCGGCGGCGCTCAGGTGCCAGGGGAGATAGATGTCGTCATCGTCCCACACGCAGTAGGCGTCCACGTCGGCCGACACCAACGCCGCCGAGGCGTTGCGCTTTTCGCCGAGCGTGCGAAACCGCATCGGCAACGAGACGACCCGCCAACCGTCGCCGCGCTGGTTGCCGTACTGGCCGGCGTCATCGAGCACGATCAGTTCGCGCAGTTCGGCCGGGTAGTCCTGGCGGACGAAGCACTCAATGGCCTCGGCCAGGAGCGTCGGACGCTTGTACGTGCAACAAATCGCGGCGATCTTCATGCGATTCTCCTTTGAGCCAGGCTTCGCAGGCCCGCATCAGGCGGCTGCGGTGGGCCAGATGCGCGGACCAGTTGCGGCCGTGAATGGAATGCGGAGCGGGCAGTTCGGTGACGGGCAAACGATGGACGCTGTTCATGCGGCCGGAGTAGCGCATCGCCGTGTAGCTGAAGAGGATGTCTTCGCCGTTGCCGACGGGTTTTCCTTCGCGCTGGATCAACTCGAACTCGGGCGCAACGTCGAAGAAGTCGGCGGCGTAGCGCCGGGACGCCACGAGCGCCCGCGTCAGCACCACCGGCGCGTCACCGTTGGCCACGTTCCGCGGGTCGTAGGAACCATCAGTCTTGGGACGACGCCCGAAGATTCCGTGCAACACGTCGGGGTCTCGTTGCCAGGCGTCGTACAGGCCTCGTAGCGATTCGGCAGGCAATTCGAGATCGTCGTCCTGAATGAGAACGCACTGATGTCGCGCGAGGCATGCGGCGGCGAAACGGGTATAGAGCCCCAGGTCTTGCTCGGCGTTGATCACCTTGGCCCAGTCGTGGCGGAACCGCTCGGCCGCGTTGTTGTTCCAGACGATGGCCTCAGAAACGATGCCGCCGTCGTGCCAGCCATCGACGATGCGGGCAACGTTTGCGGGACGTTTCCAGTTGAGAATGACGGCGGAAATCATGCGGCGGCCCTCCGTTCAACAGCCAGCGAATCAAATAGACGTTGCCAGCCGGCCCAGATCACATCGGGGCTGGCGAGCTCATTGACGAGCCGCTCGCGGGCAGCGTGGACGATCCGCATCCGCAGGTCTTCGTCGTAGGCGAGCATGGCGGTGTAGTGGGCCAGTTCCTCGTCGCACTTGCCGAGGAACCCAGTGACGCCGTGCTGGATCATTTCGCGCCAGCCCCATTCGTTCTGCGTGACGATGGGCACGCCCATCGCCATCGCTTCCAAGCCGACCCGGGGCCAGTTCTCGCGAGCGCCCCCGTTGACCGGCAACGTGCAATGCAGCTGGCGGAAGAAGTCCTGCGCTGTAATCGCCATTGGTTTGAGGCAGTCCGACCAAGCCGGCGATTTGCCGAGCTTGGCGTGCGTCTTCTCATCCATTCCGAGCATCAATGCACGCTTGGGCCGGTACTGGATGCGTTCGTAGATCGGCCAGGTGTTACTCGACCACTTGTCGCCGTCGGGCCGGGCGGCGCGGCCGACGACGAATGCTTCACCAGCGGCGTGCGGCCGCGGGCTGAAAGGCCATTCGTCTGCATCGAACGCGCCGCGGATCAGATGCCCTTGCGCTGGCTGGTAGCCGAACTCTGCCAGCTGCGGTTCAAGCTGCCCGCGCTGGAACTCGCTCTGGAACACGAAGGCGTCGAACGGGCCGCTGCTGCGATAGAAATCCCGCTCGGCGTTGAACAGCCAGGTCATGCAATTGACCCAGACCATGCGGCAGCCCAGCTCTCGCAGACGTTTGGCATTGGCCAGGAAGGCGCTGTTGCAGAAGCTGACGACCGTTCCGCCGGCGAGGCCTGGGACCTGTCCCAGCGTTTCGGCTGTGGCCGCATGGGTGACGCAGCCGAGCGCATCGAGCCGCGTCTTCCATTTCTCGTCGGCACCCCATGTCGGGATGAGGTGGACCTCGACGCCGAAGCGCCGCCAAATCTTCACCGTGTGCCACGCCTCGGTGCAGGCCCCGCCGAGATCGCCGGGATAGCCCATCAAAAACACTTGCATTGAACGGTTGCTCCTTAGGACGAACTGCCGGGCGGCGGACCGCTCGACGGGGCTGAACTGGGTGGACTTGAGGATGTGGGCGGCGCACTCGACGGCGCGGAACTCGTCGGCGGGCTGGATGGCGTGTGCGAATCGCTCGACGAGGACGAGCTTTCGCTGGACGAACCTTCGCCCGAGGGCGTCGGAGGCGAACTGGAGGTCGGCGGCGAACTCGACGTGGGCGGGCCGCTGCTGGGGGGCGAGCTGCTCGTTGGCGGATCGCTGGAATCGGGATCGCTGCTGGAGTGGCCGTCACTGGATGACTCGCCACTCGACGAGTCGCCGCTGGATGATGAAGGTTCGCTCGATGACGAGCTGGCCTCGCTGGAACTGCTCGAAGATGAACTGCTACTTTCGCTTGACGACGACGAACTGCTGCTCGAACTGCTCGACTCGGAACTGGACGACGAAGGTTCGGAGGAACTGGAGCTCGACGAAGAACCTGAGCTTGAGGAGCTTGACGATGAGCTACTGCTCGACGACGAAGAACTCGAAGACGACGAACTCGATGAGCTGCTGCTCGAGGAACTACTGCTGGACGACGACGAACCGGACGAGCTGCTCGCGCTGTCCGACGAACTGCTTTCGCTCGAACTCGACGAGGAGGGTTCCGACGAACTGCTGCTGCCCGATGACGATGACGAAGATGACGAACTGGAGCTGGAGGAACTGGACGAGCTACTCGACGAACTGGAACTGCTAGAACTCGACGAGCTGCTTTCACACGGTTCGCAGCAATCCTCGCGTACCCACTCGCCGCGCTCCACGCGGGTAGCGTTGTGAACTTCCACGGGCCGCTTCATCAACTTGTTCTCGGCCAGGCACTGGACCTCGAAGAGTTGCAGCGTGCTGTCGCTACTGCTGCCGCTGGATGAATCGCAGCAGACCGGCACCGTGCAGGGCGATCCGGGCTCCACGCTCCGCAATTGGCCGCAGACAAACGACCAGCGTTCGGTCGGGAACGTGATCGAATCGCCGCTCCGCATCGGACACGGAATCAGCACCTCCAGCACGGTCGTCAGCCCCTGGCCGGGCGGACAGGGGCCGCTGCTCGATGGCTCGCTTGAGGACGGTTCGCTACTGGATGATTCGCTGCTCGACGACGGTTCGCTCGAAGATGGTTCGCTGCTGGAGGACGACTCACTCGAACTGCTGGACGAGCTGCTCTCGCTCGAGGAGCTGCTGCTTGATGATTCGGATGAGGACGAGCTCGACGAGGAACTGCTCGACGACGACGAAGAACTACTGCTGGAGCTTGACGACGAGGAACTGGAAGA comes from Phycisphaerae bacterium and encodes:
- a CDS encoding aminotransferase class V-fold PLP-dependent enzyme produces the protein MRRIYLDYNATTPLAAEVAEAMEPFLRAAFGNPSSLHWAGIPARDAVEEARSHVASLLSCDATEIVFTSGGTEANNHAIKGLFFARREAGAPFHIITSQVEHPAILEPCRFLEALGAEVTRVPVDRFGVVDPDDIRRVIRPHTALVSVMHANNEVGSIQPIAAIAAIAHEHGVLCHSDAAQTAGKITVDVESLGVDLLSIAGHKLYGPKGVGALFVREGVGVEPLLHGAGNEAGRRAGTENILEIVGLGAACVLAREWIDDTSVCQLRDGFWAKLQEVFGKSVVLNGHPDYRLPPHTHPKMERVTVISGTFNIGMGKKFDQSATKAMTAGTYGYWEPDMEHFVWIKGETVAQFHGIGPWVIKYVDPKDDPRNQAKEGK
- a CDS encoding DsrE family protein, producing MKLGICIYSNDSETVWNAFRFANYSIKHFQDEVRVFLLGKGVEAETLDTDNFKVTDQMKSLVVSGGSIKACGTCLKLRQSEGSEVCPISTMQDLHELVAECDKVLTF
- a CDS encoding class I SAM-dependent methyltransferase, whose translation is MNPNKALWEKGDFTRVAESMRDSGESLVQRLGITKGIKVLDLGCGDGTTALPAARLGADVLGVDIATNLVEAGNKRAQALGLANCTFQEGDACDLRELPDQAFDLTISIFGAMFAPKPIDVAKQVVRVTRRGGRIVMGNWIPNDPTLVAQILRISSTYTPPPPEGFVSPMKWGIETEVIERFASAGVSAERITFVRDTFSFAHPGPPTALVDVFRRFYGPTMNAFEAAEKNERAEELQTQLEDLFTSQNTSPRKDTTLIPATFLRVTVSL
- a CDS encoding class I SAM-dependent methyltransferase translates to MTRNGEFLFDQASRALCERGGRLIVEVGAIRNRQGFTTDGHSTLRWPHDATVWSVDNDPKAVNLTRELTADRPTVMCVLADAIAFLRSFPVGIDLLYLDGPHPDRDGGRQWHYEAYRAATLNPRSVLLIDDTDVPRFGKAEFVVPAALSDGFQIVSSGRQTLLVR
- a CDS encoding FkbM family methyltransferase produces the protein MNIQALNETYISRFIRRTPDAMYDIGVGPKTEWQFLGAKFPAMRIYGCEPHPDQHARLVKEKFPGPLAQVAIGEVEGTATLHVPTHDLKCCSLFPVPYANKTCDVKVWTLDRFDEQMGRPDRILLWIDIEGSELAAFRSGSRLLASGRVRWINLEERRDGHRPSEGWCDPGELDAFLTASGYRRVAEYNRHATHQDAIYIHRDEP
- a CDS encoding glycosyltransferase family 2 protein; this encodes MKIAAICCTYKRPTLLAEAIECFVRQDYPAELRELIVLDDAGQYGNQRGDGWRVVSLPMRFRTLGEKRNASAALVSADVDAYCVWDDDDIYLPWHLSAAASALAEADYTIPTVIYSDKRNRLERKANQYLFHGAWAFRREAFDRVCGYPFMQSGQDQGLLKRFKAANLRRADPIQHDTRPSYVYRWYTAHSHHISALGKDGYERLGRIAAGRAATITPRWSQDWLALHAAAWPTQMEETYEHSSAQ
- a CDS encoding glycosyltransferase: MQVFLMGYPGDLGGACTEAWHTVKIWRRFGVEVHLIPTWGADEKWKTRLDALGCVTHAATAETLGQVPGLAGGTVVSFCNSAFLANAKRLRELGCRMVWVNCMTWLFNAERDFYRSSGPFDAFVFQSEFQRGQLEPQLAEFGYQPAQGHLIRGAFDADEWPFSPRPHAAGEAFVVGRAARPDGDKWSSNTWPIYERIQYRPKRALMLGMDEKTHAKLGKSPAWSDCLKPMAITAQDFFRQLHCTLPVNGGARENWPRVGLEAMAMGVPIVTQNEWGWREMIQHGVTGFLGKCDEELAHYTAMLAYDEDLRMRIVHAARERLVNELASPDVIWAGWQRLFDSLAVERRAAA